In Calditrichota bacterium, a genomic segment contains:
- a CDS encoding MotA/TolQ/ExbB proton channel family protein, translating to MDLLSMLIKGGVLMIPILLCSLIGIFVVIERWLALRKMKINARSFILQIKSLLLKDRFSDAVILAKRTNSPVAKIAKAGIERHSRPREEIKEAVESAGKAEIYKMETNLGVLGTVAAISPLLGFLGTVTGMIRAFIQVQNLGGNVDASVLAGGIWEALVTTAAGLTVGIISLIFYNWLQGKVEYLVFEMEENSTTIIDMLIQRGERQDVSDQ from the coding sequence ATGGATCTGTTGTCCATGTTGATCAAAGGTGGCGTGTTGATGATTCCCATTTTGCTCTGTTCGCTGATTGGAATTTTTGTCGTCATCGAACGCTGGCTGGCGCTGCGCAAAATGAAAATCAATGCGCGCAGTTTTATTCTGCAGATAAAATCCTTATTGCTGAAAGATCGTTTTTCCGACGCCGTCATTCTCGCCAAAAGGACCAACTCGCCGGTGGCGAAAATCGCCAAAGCCGGCATCGAACGCCACAGCCGTCCCCGTGAGGAAATCAAAGAGGCCGTGGAGAGCGCCGGCAAGGCGGAAATTTACAAAATGGAGACGAACTTAGGCGTGCTGGGAACCGTTGCCGCCATTTCTCCGCTGTTGGGATTTCTGGGCACAGTAACCGGCATGATCCGCGCCTTCATTCAAGTGCAAAATTTGGGCGGGAATGTGGACGCCAGTGTGCTGGCCGGCGGCATTTGGGAAGCGCTGGTGACTACCGCAGCCGGCTTGACCGTGGGAATCATCAGCTTGATTTTTTACAACTGGCTGCAAGGTAAAGTCGAATATCTCGTGTTTGAAATGGAAGAAAATTCGACTACAATAATTGACATGCTCATTCAGCGAGG